GGAGGACGAGTTCGAGCATGGCAGGTACGTGGTGAGGTACAGGGTTGGAAAGTCCCCCTCCTTGGGACTTCCGGATAAAGATTAAAAGCCCCCCGCCGGAGTCCTCAATATGAACCCGCTCCTCTTCGGCCTCATCGTCATCTTCCTCTGGGATGGCTACTTTTTCTTTAATTACATAATTAGCCTTTTCCATGATCACAGGATTAAAGAATGGAGTCCCAGAGTCTCCGTTATAATCCCCGCCTATAACGAGGGCAAAAGGGTTCTTAACGCCATCAGATCGGTCATCACCCAGGATTATCCGGACTTTGAGGTTATAGTTGTGGACGACGGGAGTGAAGACAGCACCTTTGAGGTCGCTTCATCGGTGAGGGATCCCCGCCTGAGGGTGTACCGGGTGGCGCACGGTGGAAAGGCTAAAGCTTTGAACTTCGGCCTCTCGAAGGCCTCCGGCGAGGTCATAGTGACGACCGACGCCGACAGCCGCCTTGAGCGCGACGCCGTTAGGGAGCTCGTGAGAAGATTTTATTCCGACGAGGTTCTCGCCGTCGGCGGGCAGGTTCGCGTTGCCGGAAGCTCCTTCCTGGAGATGGCGCAGGACGCGGAGCACCTCAGGATAGCGATGTTTCGCAGGGCCAAGGAGCTCGATGACCTGAGCGTCGCACCCGGGCCGGTTTCCGCCTTCAGGAGGGAAGCCCTTGAGAGGATCGGCGGCTTTGTTGAGGACATCGTCGAGGACTATGCCACTACAAAGGCGCTAAAAGCGTTTGGAAAAGTCGTTTATGCCCCAGGGGCAAGGGTCTGGACAGAGATGCCGAAGAGCATTGGTGTGCTCTGGCGCCAGAGGAAGCGCTGGTTCCTTGGAGACTTAAAGAACCTTGGGGGAGGCTTCACGAAGGATTTGGCCTTTCTGCTCCTTTCGGATGTCATGGCGTTTTTCGATGTGATCGTCCCGCCGCTTCTCCTTATCACAGGTCAGTTTGAACTCTTCGCCCTCTGGTGGTTCTTCGAGACCTTCACGATGCTTTTGCCGACCCTCTTTGAGGGGGGAAAACTCATCAATGCACTCCTGTTTCCGGTCATAGTCTGGTTCTGGGCGGCCTTTTATCTTGCTCTCCACATCTACGGCTATCTCTCGGCACTCCTCGGGAGGGCATAATGCAATGCGGGGCGAAACCCTTTTAAATGCTCACTTCTGTGCTACATACACTATATAGATTATGTAGTCACAAATAGACTATAGTGATGACGATGATAACGGCGCTCTTCATGGCGTGGGCGATAGGTGCGAACGACAGTGCAAAGGCCGTTGGGACAGCCGTTGGTTCGGGCGTGCTCGGCTTCAAGAGAGCCGTGCTCCTCATAGGGATATTCACCACTCTGGGCGTTTTCCTCGGGGGCTCTGGAGTTTCCGGAACGGTTTCCGGGCTCGCCGAAGGCATGTCCGCGGGTGAGGTCGGGCTCGTCCTCTTCAGTGCGGCCTCGGCTGTGACCCTCGCGAGCCTCTGGGGAAGGCCGATCTCAACGACCCAGTCCATAATAGGAGGTCTCGTGGGGGCTTCCCTCGCCCTCGGACTGCCGGTTGACTGGTGGACGGTCGGCAGGATAGCATCGGCGTGGGTCCTCTCGCCACTGGTCGCCGCGCTCTTTGCGGTCGCCGTCTACAGGCTCTACAAGCCCCTGCTGAGGAGGATAAAGTG
This genomic stretch from Thermococcus sp. harbors:
- a CDS encoding glycosyltransferase family 2 protein, producing the protein MNPLLFGLIVIFLWDGYFFFNYIISLFHDHRIKEWSPRVSVIIPAYNEGKRVLNAIRSVITQDYPDFEVIVVDDGSEDSTFEVASSVRDPRLRVYRVAHGGKAKALNFGLSKASGEVIVTTDADSRLERDAVRELVRRFYSDEVLAVGGQVRVAGSSFLEMAQDAEHLRIAMFRRAKELDDLSVAPGPVSAFRREALERIGGFVEDIVEDYATTKALKAFGKVVYAPGARVWTEMPKSIGVLWRQRKRWFLGDLKNLGGGFTKDLAFLLLSDVMAFFDVIVPPLLLITGQFELFALWWFFETFTMLLPTLFEGGKLINALLFPVIVWFWAAFYLALHIYGYLSALLGRA